CGCAGCTTACCCCCCTGAAAATGAAGACTTCATATAAATATATATGATGCACTATGCAGCCAGCCAGACTGGCGCTTAACGCCACTCTGTGCCGGTGGCAGTCCTGTCAGACAACATTGGGAATTATGCCAGGCACTCTGTAGCCAATGCCTGGTTTAAAAAATCAGTTTTATCAAGCCGCTGTCTGACGAAAAGCAGGATTATAAAATATTTTCTCGTTGTTGCTAACGTGCCGTCAGGGAGTGAAGAATTTTAAGATATTTATCCAGTTGACCATCCCAAAATCCCGATGAGCATTTCTTAATTTCGCCTATTTTGTGTATCAAAGCTAATACACCGGTTCGAACGGGTTGTCTGTCTGCCAAATTAGCAGGCGAGTAAGATGCCAGATGCATTCCAAAATTCATTTTTCTTTTATGAATAACTGCATCATCAGATGAAGCTTTATCTATAATATCTGTGATTGCTATTTTTTTATCTTTGCACACGTCTATTAAATACTCTAATTCATCAACAGTAAGGTAATAAACCCTTTCCAGGGCAACAGGAAGATATCCGTACTTACTCTTTATTTCTAAATATAATCCTGGAGATATATTATTATTTAAGAAAGTCCCGGAAGAAATAAAATGATCTTGGTTAACAACTATGATAATAGAATCTTTCTCTGAAGGGGCTCTTTTTTCTATAGTATTGATCTGGTTGCAACAACCCTGAGCCTGAATAATGCCATGTTCAAAACTTGATTTTAGCTTACCCTTAAGATGAATTGGGTCGACAGATGTCTTAACCGCCCTATGGGGTTCAATAGCCTTGGAATCAATAAAAACATAACCGTCTCCTTCGCGCAACAGATAATCTACCATGACGTTCTCAATATTATTATCGCGATAAATCAAAGTGATATCTTCCTCCGTAACCAGATAAGGAAATGCCTGACGAATGTAGCTTTCCAGATAACGTTCCACCAAGGGACCAAGCTTATCTTTATATTGACCAGAGTTATGTTCTTTCAGCACCATAGGAACGATTGAGGAAAACGAGCTTAGAAGAAGGTTTTTTGACAAAGTAACTAGAAAGTTATTTTCCATAAGAAAAGGCTTCCTTAATAGTGGAGTCTCTTCGAAATATTCAGAAACATGTTGTCTTTCAGCGCTGTATCCACTAAAAAAACCTGCTAGCTCTGTCTCCCGTAATGATAACAACGAGATATATTTCCTTAGCAGACCTTCGCCAAAATACGGATAAAGTGGCACTATCAAATCTCTCACATTAATACATGTAGATTCAGTTTCTTTAATATTTATAACAATCGTCAGCAAGTAAAAAGAAATTGTATAATAGTCTTCAAGCTTCAGACCTGTCTGTGCAAGAAAGGTCTTCCTGAACCAAGGGGAATCACATTCACAGTGCCACTGGTATTGTCTTACCAGAGAATGCATACAGGAGTGAAACGAAGATTGATAGAAAACCTGACCAATAATCATTCTTCTTAATTCAAGTTCAATACCTTCTGTTTTTTGCAAATCCGAAGCATCCGACTGCAGCTCATATATCCTGTTAATAATCGAGTTGAATTGTTGCTGGTTTATGTCAGTGGGGTTTTTATTGACGTTACCTGTATATTTCCATTTTAATGCCAGGAAGCAGCACCATGGAAAGTTTGATATTAGGCCATTTTCTGGTTTACGCAGTGACTGAAAATGAACATAAAGCATCTCTAAAAATGACTTATTTGAGTACCTGTTTAATTTTTTTCTGATCGCATCAACCTTATTGCCATAATTGTTACGTGTTTTGATCTGCGGATACACTGGCTTCCCCTAAAGTAGATAACGCAGGATACTAAACCCGTTTTTTAAATCCCCAAGCATTGGGTGTAGCTGTCGGGAGAATGGATACCCTTGTTCAGAACATCCTGAACCGACGTTTACTTTACCGGGGCTATGCAAAGCTTTCAATCGCACTTGGTACTCTTGGCTGCATGCCGGGTCAGGGAATGAATAGGGATAAGTGAAGTTCACACCCGGCAGGACGGCGGAGTGGTCTCAGTGTCATACTCAGAAATGACGTTTCGGTGAACCAAATCATGCCGCGTATCGACAATGTATTTAAGTTTGCGCGTTGGCCACTGAGGAGGTTGATGCAGAACGGCACCGAAATACCTTTCAATATGATCCACATTGTGGAAGGTCATTCTGCTGACGATGCACTGCACAGCATGGCGGTATTCATCTGCAGGTGCGTTGGCACTTGCGCAGGCGTCCAGAAAATCAGCCTGCTTTTTTCTCAGCCTAAACGCCTGCTGGTTCGCCCGAAATAACTGAAGATGAGGCTCATGATTAAGCAGCGCCCGGGCGCAGTACATTAGGCAGGCTTCCATCACACTTACACAGTGAACCCATGCCATACGCAAAACGATGTCCGGCTGAAACGCCAGATTAAGCCCCTGCAGTGTTTTCAGTTCTGAGAAGGCGTGCTCACAGCGTGCATCGACCGAGTTAAGAGAGGCCGATAGCTTCTCCTGCTGATAATCTTCGTAAGCCTGATCTGCCAGAAAGTCCTGCCAGTCGCTGTAATGCTGGGTAATAGAGTCCTACTCAGGCATGTCCGGCTCGACGTCCGGGTGATGCTCTGAAGCCCAGTCTTCAAAACGCTCTTCCTGCATGTCAAACAGATGCTCTCTGGCACTCCCCATGCTTAAGCTCCTAAAGTCTGATTTTTTTTGGTCCTAATCGCTTTCCAGGAAATGCGACCAGGCCGGACTCAGCCAGATACTGATGACGCTGCGGCCTGAAAACGCCAAGCGGGTGCCCGCAGAAAATTTTGAGCGCTTCTGGCTGCCGGGGTGCAGCGGACATCTTTTAGTCCCTGACGTCGGCTACGGGGTGCCGATTGTGAATGCAAACGGCGTGCTTAACCTAGGCTTCCGCTTTAAGGAAGAGATCTGCTCGTTGCACTGCTATACCGTGGAGGATGAACGCATCAGCCCGGTGCAAACGCTCACTGAAGCTGCCGACGCTCTGATTGCTGCCGTAGATAATGCTCTGAGCCCGTTCGCGAGAACGTTTGGTGCCGATGTCTGAACAAAAGGGGCGATCAGCGCCCCTTTCTTCCCTAAGCCTCCTGGCGATTACTTAACGGCTGCGGCGACCGGGCCGTTCATGGCCAGCCGGTGCATCTCTTCAAGTCCGGCAGGTGAATTTGACCTGCTCCCTGATAATTCACACAGAAGGCTGTTAGCAATGTCCACTGTTCGCTCATAGCTGCCCGTGATGCCAGCTCAAAAAACAGGCTTAACGTAGGATGTTTTCCGTTTTCCAAGCGGCCCCCTTCCAGGTTTTTTAACATCGAAGAGGGCCGTCAGATGAAGAGAGAGTCAAAAGCATTTAAGATACCTTCGACAAGTTGAATGTTGAAATTGTGGCGCTTAAGGAAATTCACCGCAGTAAATCGCTCTGAATAAACTTAACCAAAATGGTAAGTGCGGTGAGATCCTTGAGGCTCTGGAAAAAGCTTAAGCAAAGCGTGATTTAGATGAAGGCATTTATTGCGAGATTGACTTCAGAATTCGGCAGTACATCAAATACCGGGAGCCATCTATAAATTGAAATTTTCAGAAGGGTCACATACAAGCTGCATTGTTTGCACTGATGAGCGGTTAAGCAATTGAGCTCCTGCTGATACGTTCATACCTTGAACGTGACAGCATAACCTGTCTTCTTATCTTTCCTACACCATCAAAAACTCATGATATTCTCTTAAAAAATTTGAAAACACTCCATATCTGGACAAATGTTATTCTGCCGCTCCGTCATCCCCCCAGGCGACTGAAATTATATGTGGATCTTCTTTTGACGCGTAAACCAGTCATATCTTCCAGCCTGAAATCTGTCGGGTACGATCAGAAAATATCCACGCTTGAAATTTCCTTCACGCATGGACAAATCAACCAGTACTTTGGTGGCAGGTCTCATGTTCATCGGGCACTTATGAATGCTGATTCAAAAAAACAATTCTTCGAGGAAATATCAGACGCTCCTTCACTTGTAGAAACATAGGATAGTTAGGTCTCACGAGCAGCGTCGCGGAGTAACAGGCGTGACCCGACCTCCACAATAGAGGTGATCACCGGCAGTAGTTCCTGTCCGAGTGATGTTAATTCGTATTCAACAGATGGCGGCGAGGTCGCTAAGACGTTACGCCGGATCACGCCTCGTCCCTCAAGCTCACGCAACCGGCCACTCAACACCTTTGCCGAAATAGTCGGCGTGTCGCGCCGCAATTCCGAAAATCGACGTGGACCATTGCTCAAGCTCCAGATGAGCTCGGGTGTCCAAAGGCCACCAAGTAAGGCCGTGCATTTTGACATGGGGCAGCCGGGTAATGGTTCAACCTTCTTTCGCATCTTCAAGCTCATCTTCGTCCTCCCAGGAAAGTTTCCAGTTGGTTATCTGACTTCAGATTGGTTACCTGAAAATGATGGTAACCCATAGATAGGTGGTTTCCAATAGAAACTCCAGATCGTACACTTGGCCGCTTCAACCGATCCACAAAGAGGAATGAGCATGTATGCAATAACTGGAGCAACGGGGCAACTAGGTCGCCTTGTGATCGACGCATTATTGGCAACCGTTCCGGCCGAACAAATTGTCGCGGCAGTGAGAAATCCCGCAAAGGCACGCGATCTCGCCGAGCGTGGTGTGATAGTGCGCGAGGCGGACTATACGCGGCCTGAAACGCTCACAACAGCATTGAACGGTGTCGACAAACTTCTGCTGATCTCTTCCACCGAAGTCGCCGGTCGCCTGCCATTACACCGCGCGGTTATCGATGCGGCCCAGCGTGCCGGCGTTTCGTTGCTTGCTTATACGAGCATGCTGCATGCCGATACGTCGCCCGCTAGGCTCGCGATCGAGCACCGGCAGACGGAAGAGGTCATCGCGGCCTCAGGCCTCCCCGCCGTCATCCTTCGCAACGGCTGGTACGCCGAAAACCATTTGATGGCGCTCCCGGCAGTGCTGGAGCATGGTGCCTTTGTCGGTGCCGCAAAGGAGGGGCATTTTTCCTCTGCCGCGCGCAAGGATTATGCTGAGGCTGCAGCTGTGGTACTGACGACCGACGACCACGCGGGAAAAACATACGAGTTAGCTGCCGATCTTGCCTTCACACTCACTGAACTGGCCGCCGAAGTCTCCCGGCAGTCGTCCAGGAACGTTGTCTATAACGATCTTGTGAAAGAAGCTTATGTGAGTGTGCTGACAGGCATTGGTCTGCCAGCCGACCTGGCTGATCTTCTGGCCGATGCGGACGTTGCCGCCTCACGGGGAGCACTGTTTGACGATGGAGGCACCCTGTCGCGACTGATTGGTCACCCAACGACCTCGCTGGATAGCCTGATTGCAGCCGCATTACATCGTTAAAGCCAGGTTGGGGTGTTCCGGAGATGTCATGGGCAGCGCAAAGGCGAGCTTGACATGAGCGGAGGCACCACGCTTTCGACTGTTTGACATCAACACTCCACCCGACGAGCCAACCATTCGGTTAATTCTGTCGTCAGATGGCGCGATCATCTGACGACAGTCGATAAAAGGATTAGGACATGCTAACGACAAATATGACCAAACAAGAAAATACGGGAGCTTCGGAAGCAGCGCTCACCGCCGACGCATCCACCCCCGGGCAATCGCAAACGCCTCTTGTGTTCGAAGTCGTCACAGCGAAGCTAAGAAGTGACGTGGCCGTCGCCCAAATGATCGCGGTCGATCACGAGATCGAAACGACTGTGATCGCAAAACGCCCTGGCTTCCTGTCGCGCGAGTCCGCTCCGGGAAACGATCATAGCTGGCTGGCGATCATTCATTGGCGATCGGTCGCCGATGCTGATGCTTCGATGGAAAGCTTCGCATCAGAGCCCATTGCTGCAAAGTTCATGGCACTCATCGAAGCGGACTCGCTGGTGATGAAACGTTACGGGCACTAAACAGGGCGTTGTTTAATAAATCGGACGTTAAACCATACACAGGACCAGGTCACTACATTCCTGGTCCTGTAGCGGTATCTCGTGGCAAAAACACAAGTTCAAAATATCCAACGGGAACATTTACAACGAGGTTCTAGTTAATCGGCGTTCACTGACTGGATGAATAGGCCTTCCCTGGATTGGTACAACGAGCCTAAAACCTAATCCCGGCGCCGCACGCTACGTTATTCTAAGCTCACTATTTCTACTGTACTGATGCTCAAACGCGTCTTTAGTCTCACTCTGCGAGCCATGCAGGGGTTCATTGACTCCATTTTTACCTCACTAACACGATTGAAGAGTATTATTGGCATACACTATCTGTTCCGGCGTATAGCTAATGCGCGTTCTTCGTCTCATGACAACGTCATCCTCATTTAAGAATAGCGTTGCATCGACCAGTTGAACTCACAGCTCATATGGGATAACCATAATCACATCTCCTAACCTAATGGAGATTGAACATGACAATATCCCCCTGGAACAAAAGCCGCATTATTGGCCAGAAGCGACCTCTTCAGATCTCTCATACCTGGGGAATTCGTATCCGCCTGGAGCTGGAAGGAAAAGTCCGCGATCTGGCTCTGTTTAACATGGCTCTGGACAGTAAACTTCGGGGCTGTGATCTGGTTAAGTTAAAAGTTTCTGATGTGGCCTATGGACACTCTGTTTCGGGCAGAGCGACAGTGCTGCAGCAAAAAACGGGCAGCCCTGTTCAGTTTGAGCTGACTAAGGGAACCAGAGAGGCTGTAGCCGCATGGATCATACGTAGTAGCGACTATCTTTTCCAGTCCCGCGTTGGTTCTTCACGGTACATTTCAACCAGACAATATAATCGTATTTTTCATGGATGGATTGAGACGCTGGGACTCGATGAAACGCTCTACAGTACCCATTCCATGCGCAGAACCAAGCCATATCTGATCTATAAAAAAATGAAGAATATTAGAGTGATCCAGTTACTTTTGGACCACAAAAAACTCGAAAGCACCGTACGTTATCTAGGTATTGAAGTAGATGATGCTCTGGAGATATCAGAGTCGATTGAAGTCTAATTTGTTAGGGCTGCAACAGCAGCCCTGTGCCAGGAGGGGACGTTTACACTTTGTTATTCAACGGGGAACAGGTCAATTGGTTTATGTGCTTGATTGTAAACTGATGAAATGTGATTTTTAACTCTAAATAAGTCTCAGGCATAACCGTTTTAGTCCCTTATCGCGTATGAATTCCATACAGACATAATTGTTGTTATGGAATTATTCATATCAGAGAGCGATATGCCATCGCGTGCCAGTGTG
The window above is part of the Erwinia pyri genome. Proteins encoded here:
- the gapS1 gene encoding GapS1 family protein, whose translation is MYPQIKTRNNYGNKVDAIRKKLNRYSNKSFLEMLYVHFQSLRKPENGLISNFPWCCFLALKWKYTGNVNKNPTDINQQQFNSIINRIYELQSDASDLQKTEGIELELRRMIIGQVFYQSSFHSCMHSLVRQYQWHCECDSPWFRKTFLAQTGLKLEDYYTISFYLLTIVINIKETESTCINVRDLIVPLYPYFGEGLLRKYISLLSLRETELAGFFSGYSAERQHVSEYFEETPLLRKPFLMENNFLVTLSKNLLLSSFSSIVPMVLKEHNSGQYKDKLGPLVERYLESYIRQAFPYLVTEEDITLIYRDNNIENVMVDYLLREGDGYVFIDSKAIEPHRAVKTSVDPIHLKGKLKSSFEHGIIQAQGCCNQINTIEKRAPSEKDSIIIVVNQDHFISSGTFLNNNISPGLYLEIKSKYGYLPVALERVYYLTVDELEYLIDVCKDKKIAITDIIDKASSDDAVIHKRKMNFGMHLASYSPANLADRQPVRTGVLALIHKIGEIKKCSSGFWDGQLDKYLKILHSLTAR
- a CDS encoding KTSC domain-containing protein produces the protein MDLLLTRKPVISSSLKSVGYDQKISTLEISFTHGQINQYFGGRSHVHRALMNADSKKQFFEEISDAPSLVET
- a CDS encoding winged helix-turn-helix transcriptional regulator; translated protein: MSLKMRKKVEPLPGCPMSKCTALLGGLWTPELIWSLSNGPRRFSELRRDTPTISAKVLSGRLRELEGRGVIRRNVLATSPPSVEYELTSLGQELLPVITSIVEVGSRLLLRDAARET
- a CDS encoding SDR family oxidoreductase, with amino-acid sequence MYAITGATGQLGRLVIDALLATVPAEQIVAAVRNPAKARDLAERGVIVREADYTRPETLTTALNGVDKLLLISSTEVAGRLPLHRAVIDAAQRAGVSLLAYTSMLHADTSPARLAIEHRQTEEVIAASGLPAVILRNGWYAENHLMALPAVLEHGAFVGAAKEGHFSSAARKDYAEAAAVVLTTDDHAGKTYELAADLAFTLTELAAEVSRQSSRNVVYNDLVKEAYVSVLTGIGLPADLADLLADADVAASRGALFDDGGTLSRLIGHPTTSLDSLIAAALHR
- a CDS encoding tyrosine-type recombinase/integrase; this translates as MTISPWNKSRIIGQKRPLQISHTWGIRIRLELEGKVRDLALFNMALDSKLRGCDLVKLKVSDVAYGHSVSGRATVLQQKTGSPVQFELTKGTREAVAAWIIRSSDYLFQSRVGSSRYISTRQYNRIFHGWIETLGLDETLYSTHSMRRTKPYLIYKKMKNIRVIQLLLDHKKLESTVRYLGIEVDDALEISESIEV